TGTATGCCGACCAACTCGGTCACAGTGGTGACAGTCCAAGCTCATTTGGTCAAATGCTGGTATGGTTAAATTATCAACATTATGCCGCTGTGATAATCTGGTTTGCGGCACTTGGTCCAGCGGGATCATTACTATACGTATTAGCCAGAAGTACCCAGCAATGGTTAAGTGAGCAACAGGATATGCAGTTACCTATTGCGGATAAACTTATGGCAGTGCTGGATTGGTTGCCGGTCCGGATCACCGCTTTAGGCTTTTTACTGGTAGGACATTTCTCTCGTGCCCTACCTATTTGGCTGCATCACTTTGCTGGATTGCAGACCCCGGCTAAAACAGTATTGTGTGAAGTTGCTAAAGCGGCGGAAGACGTCGAGCCGGATGAAAATGACTGTACCGAAGAGCCATGTACTCTGGTTCGCTTGGCAAAGCGCAACGTACTGTTTTTGGTTGTTTTCATCTCAGTTTTATCCTTGTCAGGC
Above is a window of Aliiglaciecola sp. LCG003 DNA encoding:
- the ampE gene encoding beta-lactamase regulator AmpE; the encoded protein is MTLISLIVVLFAERVATQSQYWQADFYLTKFHRFIHKRSLLDANTSDLVYLAIILIPALLLFVLLQAIDSNFLRLIIDSAILMVCIGCPSLRATYKCYLQAANRGDFQACSMYADQLGHSGDSPSSFGQMLVWLNYQHYAAVIIWFAALGPAGSLLYVLARSTQQWLSEQQDMQLPIADKLMAVLDWLPVRITALGFLLVGHFSRALPIWLHHFAGLQTPAKTVLCEVAKAAEDVEPDENDCTEEPCTLVRLAKRNVLFLVVFISVLSLSGWIR